In the Thermomicrobiales bacterium genome, TCCGACGATTCTTCTCGGACGTGTACGGGCGCTCCTTGCACTCCGTGCACTCGAGCGTAATGACCATCCGGTCCGCCTTGCTCTTCTTGGCCATTATACATCACCCCGATTCCGGCCGAGGAAGGTGTCGGGCGGCCAGTGAGCCGCCCGACACGGCAATTATTCGATCTTGAAGTATACCGCAGCCTCAGCGTTGACGCTGGCTACTTGGTGATCTTGGTAACAACGCCAGCGCCGACCGTGCGACCACCCTCGCGAATCGCGAATCGTAGCCCCTCTTCGATCGCCACCGGCTGGATCAGCTCTACGTCCATCTGGATGTTGTCCCCAGGCATTACCATCTCAACACCCGCCGGCAACTGGATCGCTCCCGTGACATCCGTCGTCCGAATGTAGAACTGCGGCCGGTACCCCGGGAAGAACGGCGTGTGACGCCCACCCTCTTCCTTCGACAAGACGTACACCTCCGCCGCAAACGTCGTGTGCGGCTTGATCGACCCGGGCTTCGCCAAGACCTGCCCGCGCTCAATGTCCGCTCGCTCAACGCCCCGCAGCAAACACCCGACGTTGTCCCCGGCTTCCCCCTGGTCCAACGTCTTCTGGAACATCTCGACCCCGGTCACCACTACCGCTCGCGTCGGATGGATCCCGACGATCTCGATCGTCTCCCCAATCTTCACCAGCCCACGCTCGATCCGACCGGTCACGACCGTCCCACGTCCCTTGATCCCGAAGACGTCCTCCACCGGCATCAGGAACGGCTGGTCCACCGCTCGTGCCGGCGTCGGAATGTAGTCGTCCACCGCCTGCATCAACTCCAGGATCGGCGCATACTCCGGCGCCGTGATGTCCGTGCTCGTCGACTCCAACGCCGCAAGCGCGCTCCCACGAATGATCGGAATCTCATCCCCAGGGAAGTTGTACTGGCTCAACAACTCCCGCACTTCGAGCTCGACCAGCTCCAGCAGCTCCTCGTCGTCCATCATGTCGACTTTGTTCAGAAACACCACCATCGCCGGCACTTCTACCTGCCGCGCCAACAGAATGTGCTCCCGCGTCTGCGGCATCGGCCCGTCCGGCGCGCTCACCACCAGAATCGCACCGTCCATCTGCGCCGCACCCGTGATCATGTTCTTTACGTAGTCCGCGTGCCCGGGACAGTCCACGTGCGCGTAGTGCCGCGCGTCTGTCTCGTACTCCACATGCGAGATCGCGATCGTGATCCCACGCTCGCGCTCCTCCGGCGCATTGTCGATCGAGTCGAACGACCGGAACGCCGCCTCACCCTTGATCGCCAATGTCTTCGTGATCGCCGCCGTCAACGTCGTCTTTCCATGATCAACGTGACCAATCGTCCCAACGTTTACGTGCGGCTTCGTCCGCTCAAACTTCTGCTTCGCCACTGTCCCTCGTACCTCCTGAGCTCGGCGCGATGGTGCCATGCGCTACTGTGACAGAATGAACACGCAAAAGGCCCATCTTTACGCGTTAAAGACGGGCCGGTGGGGAGAGAGGGATTCGAACCCCCGAAGCATTGCGCAGCTGGTTTACAGCCAGCCCCCTTTGGCCACTTGGGTATCTCCCCCTGGAGCCGACGATGGGACTCGAACCCGCAACCTGCTGTTTACAAAACAGCTGCTCTGCCATTGAGCTACGTCGGCGTGCGATCGAGCACCGAGCGGAAATTGTATCGAGAGTGTCGTAGCATGTCAACGGCCAGCGTGAGCTTCACGCAGGGTTGATTTTCGATTGCTGGCATGTGGCCTTTCTGATATCGTTGTATGTTGAAGACGTACGCTGCCTACGGGCGGCATGAGAGCAAATTGCGCAGGGAGGCTGCTCGCGGATGACATTGCAGAAGACCCAGCGGGACGACATCGTTGAGAACTATCGAACCCACGACACCGATACCGGGTCACCGGAAGTTCAGATCGCGCTCCTCACCGAGCGGATCAATGGGTTGATCGAGCACCTGCGCGAACACCCGCACGACCATCATTCCCGTCGCGGGCTGCTGAAGCTCGTTGGACGGCGTCGTCGGCTGCTTGCGTATCTCAACCAGAATGATAGCGACCGATACCGGACGCTGATCGCCAGGCTTGGTCTGCGGCGCTGAGATTGCCACCGTTCGCGTCTTCAATCCGCGGCCAGAATCGTGCGAACGCCAGCCCAGGGCCAATTGGCCCTGGGCTGTTCGTGTGTTATCCCGGCTTTGGAGTAACTGGAAGGAGCTTGCCAACCATCGACGCTTGACCAACCAGGCCGATGACTTGCGTTATAGCCATCGCCAGGAACGCCGCGGAGGTGAGCGTTAGGAACTGAAGCATGGGGACGGCTCACGCCTTCAAGCTCCAGTCCCTAACCCTCACCGCGGTAGAGCCGGCGGAGCCGTTACCCGCCCGGCAATGATATGCCGCGCATTGACGCGCGGTGAGAAGTAGGGAAACAGAACAACCATGGATAATCGTCCAAACATTACCGAGATACGCCTGACTGTTGCCGGGCGCGATCTTGTCTTCGAAACAGGCAGGATCGCCGGCCTGGCCGATGGCGCCGTCACCGTACGCTACGGCGACACGCTCGTTCTTTCGACCGCCGAGGGCGAGGCCGAGCCTCGCGAGGGCATGGACTTCTTTCCGCTGACGGTGGATTACGAAGAGCGTATGTTCGCCGCTGGCAAGATTCCAGGCGGATTCATCAAGCGTGAGGGCCGACCGACCGAGCACGCGATCCTGTCGGCGCGCCTCACCGACCGCCCGATCCGGCCTCTATTCCCATCCGGCTATCGCAACGAGGTTCAGGTCATCACGACGGTTCTCTCGGCAGACCAGGTCAACGATCCAGACATCCTCTCGATCAACGGCGCTTCCGCCGCGCTGACGATCTCGAGTGTCCCGTTTCAGGGTCCAGTTGGCGCAGTCCGCGTCGGGTACGTTGACGGCCAACTCGTTATCAATCCCCTTGCGACGGAGGAGTCCAGCGAGCTCGACATCGTCGTGGCCGGCACCGCCGACGCGATCATGATGGTCGAAGGCGAGGCGCACGAGATTCCCGAGCACCTGCTTGTCGACGCGATCGCGCTCGCGCACGACGAAATCCGACGCATTGTTGATGCTCAGCTCCAGCTCCAGGCACGCGTCGGCAAGCCAAAGCGAGACCCGAAGGTCACGCCAAAGGACGAGACTGTCACCTCGAGTCTCCGCGACTATGTCGGCAGTCGACTCGACGATGCCCTGTTCAATGCCGACAAGGAAGCCCGTCAGTCGGCAACGTCAGAACTGAAACGTGACGCCGTCCAGCACTTCGTTGAGCAGGCACAGGCGTCGGGCGCAGATGCAGCTGCCGCGGCGAAGACCTATACCAACGCGTTCGAGGCGTTGATGAAGGCGACCGTTCGTAAGGCGATCCTCGATCGAGGCGATCGGCCGGATGGCCGCAACCCGTCAGAGATCCGGCCAATCTGGTGCGAGACCGGCTACTTGCCGCGCGCCCACGGGTCGGCGATCTTCACGCGTGGTCAAACCCAGGTCGTCACAGTCGCAACACTCGGCTCGACCAAGGAAGACCAGATGCTCGATGGGCTCGGCCTTGAGACATCCAAGCGTTACATGCACCACTACAACTTCCCGCCGTTCAGCGTCGGAGAGGTGCGCCGAATGCGCGGGCCTTCTCGCCGCGACATCGGCCACGGAGCGTTGGCCGAGCGCGCGCTGATCCCCGTCCTCCCCGATCAGACGGAGTTTCCGTACGTCGTTCGCGTCGTCTCCGAAGTCATGAGCTCCAACGGGTCGTCATCGATGGCGAGCGTCTGCGGCTCGACAATGGCGCTGATGGATGCAGGCGTGCCGATTGCGGCGCCGGTTGCCGGAGTGGCGATGGGCCTCATCACCGACGACTCCGGCCACTATCGCATTCTGACTGACATCCAGGGCATCGAAGACGCGCTGGGCGATATGGACTTCAAGGTCGCGGGAACCGAAGAAGGCATCACCGCGATCCAGATGGACATCAAGGTCAAGGGCATCACGACCGAGATCATGCGCGAGGCACTGGCACAGGCCCGAGAGGGTCGGCTGTACATTCTCGGCAAGATGGAGCAGGCGATTGCCGAACCCCGCACCGAACGTTCGATGTACGCGCCGAGCATCGTCTCAATGAAGATCAAGTCCGAGCAGATTGGCGCTGTGATCGGTCCGGGTGGCAAGGTGATTCGCGCCATCCAGGAGGCAACCACCACCAAGATCGATATCCAGGATGACGGCACCATCTACATCTCCGGCGTCGGCCAGGAAGCGACCGACGAGGCGATGTCCCAGATCAGGAAGATCACCTACGAGCCGCAGGTCGGCGAGCGGCTGAGCGGCCCAGTCAAGACGATCATTCCTGCCGGAGTGTTCGTCGAGATAGCGCCGGGCCGTGATGCATTCGTCCATATCTCGCAGCTCGCTGAGGAGCGAATCGAACGAGCCGAAGACGTCGTTGCCGTCGGCGACAGGATCGACGTCGTCATCACCGACGTTCGGTCAGACGGGAAGCTCGATGCATCCCGCCGCGCGGTGATCACCGGCGAGATGCCGCCCCCACGCGCTCCACGACCCAGCGGCCCGCGCCCCAGTGGCCCGCGACGCGACGGGCCGCGCCACGACGGGCCGCGCCACGATGGCCCCCGCAACGAGAGCGACCGTCCGGCGCCGCGTCAAGAGCACGCGGACGATGGTCGGCCACGCGACTCCCGCCGGCCAGGCTTCCTGAAGCCAAACGAGTAGTCCAACTGACCTGAAGCGAACGCCCGGATCGATATCGATCCGGGCGTTCTGTCATCCTCGTGAGCGGATCTGGCCGGCCGCGCCGCTATCAGATAGCTTGAAAAATCGCTCCCATGATTTGTGACTGAAACGACGAGTCTGACCAGGATATGACGAACAACGCAAACATGAGCGCGCAACAGCAGAATACGATGAAGCCGAAGACTGCAATCAGGATCCAGAAGGTGCGGCTGCGGCCAGGTTCGTGTCGCGCCGCTGGCGGGGGGGCGCCCGACCATTGCTGAGGCGTCGCGGCCCAGGCCGGCGGTGGTTGAGGTGGGGTGAGGCTCTGATCCGCCACCGACGCCGGTGGCGTCTGCATCACCGGCGGCTCATTGATCGGGCCAGAAACGATCGGCGACTGGACCGTTGGCTGCTCCGCGTCGATATCGGGGCTTTCCACGCTCGACACGGGCCCGAGACTCCCCCGCGCCGGTTGACCACCCTCAATGCGATTGCCGCAGACCGCGCAGAAGCGGGCGCCGGCCGGCAGTGGACTCCCGCAGACAGCGCAACTATCGTGACTTGTTGGGGTCTCACTCATTTCATCCCGCTCTCTCATGTTCTGTCAGGACGCCTCCGACACCGTCTCCACCGCGCTCGGCGCATCCCTCCAGCGCGAGACGCGGACCAGTCCGATGCTGCCGATCAGGATACCGAACCAGAGAGTTGCAAAGCGGATGAGCAAGGTCGCGGCGCCGGCCAGACCGGGAGTCATCGCCGGGTCGTCGATTGTAAGGAGAAGCAGGCCCGCGACGGTCAGTTCCGCTGCGCCGAGTCCGCCTGGCAGCATCGACGCGCCACCGATCCATGTTGCCGAGGCGAAGACGAAGATCCCGGCCGTAACCAGGCTCCAACTGGGGTCGATCCCCAGACCGACCAGCACCAACACAAACGCGAGACACTCACCGAGCCACGACGCGACGCCCAGGCTGACCGCAACCAGGAGTGGTCGCGGTCGCAGTAGCTCATGCGCTGAATCGTAGAGTTGCTCCAGCAGATGCACACGCGCGCCGATGCGCGTGCCTTCCAGCCACCTGAGCAGCGAATGGACTAGCTCCTCGCGCTGGATCAACACAACGACGAGGGCCATCAGGATTGTTCCGGCCACCATGATCTGCCAACCCTGGCGGAAGACTAACAACCCGAAGGACGCCAGGATGAGCAGCGCGAAGCCATCTGAGAGACGTTCGGCGAAGATAACTGGCGCGGTCCTCGCCATCGGCACGCCAGTCCGCACCCGCACAAGATACGCCTTGAGGTACTCTCCGACCTTGCCGGGGGTGAGCGCCATCGTGAATCCGGCCAGGAAGATCTGAGCAGAATCCCAACGTGTCAGCGACCGGATATCGAGCACTCGAAGGAAGTACTGCCACTTTACGAAGCGCAGCACGTAATTGATCACCGTCAGGCCCAGGATGAGAGGGAGTAGCCGCCAGTCGAAGTTACGCAGGGCATCGGCAAGGTTGCCTGCATCGAAAACGAGAACCATAGCCGCCATGACGACGACGCCGGCCAGTACCCCGATCAACAGGCGAGAACGAATCTGGTCGAACATCAGCCTCGGGTTTCTGGGTGGCAGCGGCCCGGCGTCCGCTCGTGGGGTGCGACGATCGTATGTGATCTGCAGCTCATGTGTCCAAGTATGCAGCGTTGCTCTTTGACAGGGCGAGCCGACCTTCTGTAGCATCGGAACGGAGATCCCCGTCCCACGGGGAGTGAGAAAGGTTGAATCCCGTGACACCAGAACTTCAGGCGCGCTACGAAGAGCTGCGCACTCATATAGCCGGGCTCGGCTCGGCGCTTGTCGCGTTCAGTGGCGGAGTGGACTCTGCGCTCGTGCTGAGGGTCGCACACGACGCGCTGGGCGACCGAGTTGCCGCTGGAACCGGACTCTCCGATACGTATCCCGAAGAGGAGATGCGCGAGGCGCGCGAAATCGCCAGCGAGATCGGGACGGAGTTCATCTACGCGCGGACGATGGAGCTGACGGATCCTCGCTACGCCGCCAACAACAGCCAGCGCTGCTTCTTCTGCAAGACCGAGCTCTATTCTCGTCTTGCTGAGATCGCCCAGGAACGCGGATATGAATGGTTGCTCGACGGAACGAACGCCGACGATCTCGGCGATCATCGTCCGGGCATGCGCGCCGCCCGCAACTGGAACGTCCGTAGCCCGTTGGCCGAGCTTGGGTTCCGCAAGAAGGAGATTCGCGAGCTTTCGGCGGGGCTGAACCTGCGCACCTGGGACAAGCCGTCGTTTGCCTGCCTGTCCTCACGCTTCGCCTACGGCGACCCGATTACCGTCGAGAAGCTGAAGATCGTCGCAAAGGCGGAGACGGCCATGCGCGGGCTTGGCTTCCGTGGCTTCCGGGTGCGGCATCACGAAATGGTCGCGCGGATCGAGCTGCCGGAGGCCGACTTCGTCCGCGCGATGGAGCTGCGCGAGGAGATCGTCGCGGCAATGCGCGAGGCAGGCTATGCCTATGCGGCGCTTGACCTCGCCGGGTTCCGGTCTGGCAGCCAGAATCTGATGTTGCGTCCGAAGGTTGTCGCCGCGTCGACAGCAGAGGGGTAGACGGCGCACCGGAGACGATCCGGCGCGCCCCAGCTCTATCTATTCTCCCCAGGTTTCGCGAAGGATGCGGACCCAGTTTTCGTGGGCGATCTTGCGAAGCGACTCGTCGTCGTAGCCACGATCCTGAAGCTCCTGCATCAGCTTCGGCAAGCCAGCCGCGTCGCGCAGGTCAGTCGGCATCTGCGCGCCATCGAAGTCGGAACCCATCGCTACGCCGTCGATGCCGAGCTTTTCAACGAGGTGATCGACGTGATCGGCCATGATCGACAACGGCATGTCTGCGTCGCGGCCGCCATCTGGCCGAAGGAAGCCGACGTTGAAGTTCAGGCCAACGATCCCGCGGCTGTCGCGAATCGCGTCGAGCTGCTTGTCGGTCAGGTTCCGCGGGCTCGCGCAGATCACATGCGCGTTGGAATGGGTTGCGACCAGGGGATCCTCGCTGATCGCCGCGACGTCCCAGAAGCCCTTCTCGTTGAGGTGTGACATGTCAATCATCACCCCAAGGCGATTGCAGTCGCGAACGAGCTGCTTGCCGGCTTCGGTCAGCCCGTCGCCAACATCGGGGCTGCTGGGAAAACGAAATGGCACCCCCTCCGAGAACCGGTTCTGCCGGCTCCAGGTGAGCCCGAGAGAACGCAAGCCAGCCTGATAGAACACCTCGAGCGCGTCGCCTTCGGTATCCAGCGGTTCGGCGCCCTCGAAGTGCAACACCATCGTGAAGACGCCCTCGTCGAGATTGCGCTGCAGCTCAGCTGCTGTGCGGGCGATGCGAATCTTGCCCTCTGATTCTCGCTCGGCACGGAACAGCCTGGCGAGGTGGCTCATCGCCTGCCCCTGCGCATATTCGAGTGTCATCATCGGCGGGCGCTTCGACTCGTCCAGATATCGTCCCATCGCCGCCTTTGCGCGCTCCTCGGGGTCGGCGTCCAGAACCTCGTCCGGCAGCGGGTCGGCAATGTAGACGGCAAAGAAGCCGCCGCCCAGACCACCCTCGGCGGCGCGTGGCAGGTCGATGTGACCTTCGTCGGATCGTTCGAAGATCGACCGCCCGCCGGCCATGCTCAGGACAGTGTCGTTATGTCCATCAAAGATCAGCGGAAACCTGTTCGTGCTCATTCGTGTCTCCTCCTGCTGGCGCGGCCGTCGTTACTACGGCCAGTCGCCAGCATACCCGGGCAGGCATCAGCGGTCGATAGCCACATCACCATCCCGCGACCGAGGTGTTTCGGATTCGCCGACTTCGATCCCGGAGCAAGATCCTTCGATCCAGGCGAGGATCGGGCGGCCGCTTTGACGCCGGCCCACTCCGCTGCTAGAGTCGCTCGCGGCGGGCGGGAAGGAGTACTTCCCTACTGAACACCGCAACACGGGAGGTTCCATGAGCGACGATACCTCGTTGAATCTGGGTCTACTGAAAAGCCTCTGCGAGTCGGCCGGAATTCCCGGCCGAGAGGACGCGATCCGCGACATCGTCGTCGCCGAGATGCGCGGGCTCGTCGATGATGTGTCGGTGGACGCGCTCGGCAACGTCGTCGGCGTCCGGAAGGGCACTGGCGGGCCTCGGGTCATGCTGATGGCTCACATGGATGAGATCGGCTTCATCGTCAGACACATCGACGACAAGGGCTTCATTCGAGTTCATCCAGCCGGGGGATTCGATCCACGCGTCTTGCCTGCCCAGCGCGTTCTCGTTCACGGGTATGCAGGGGAACCGCTTCTCGGGGTGCTGACGACCGCCGCGAAGCCGATCCATCTTCTGAGCCCTGGTGAGATCAAGCCACCAACGGTCGAAGAGCTCTACGTCGATGTGGGCCTCGCCGCCGATGAGGTCCGGGCGCGAGTTGAAATCGGCGATGTGGTAACGATGCAGCGCACGGTCGAGATGATCGGCAACAACGTTATGGGCAAGGCGTTCGACGACCGGATCTGCGTGTTCCAGATGCTGGAGGCACTCCGCAAGCTGGATGGCCCGGTCGCGGCCGAGATCATCGCTGTTGCCACAACTCAGGAAGAGGTCGGGCTCCGAGGGGCTACAACATCGTCGTATCACGTCGACCCCGATATCGGAATCGCGCTGGACGTGACGCTTGCGCGAGATATCCCTGACACGAAGGACCAGGACACGGTCACAAAGCTGGGCGCTGGCGTCGCGATCAAGATCATGGATACCGCCTCGATCTCGAATTACCGGCTCGTCCGGCATATGCGCGAGGTCGCGCATGCAGCCGGTATCGATTACCAACTGGAGATCCTCCCACGTGGCGGCACCGACGCAGGCGCGGTGCAACGAACCCGCGGCGGCGTCGCGGCGATCACGATGTCGATCCCGACACGGTATGTCCACACCGTCAACGAGATGTGCTCGCGAAGCGACATCCAGGCGGCCATCGACCTGCTGGCCGAGTACCTCCGGCACGCCCACGAGGGCGTCTACGGATACGACGCCAGCCAGGCCTGATCGTCAAAGCTACTCGATCAGAAGAAGCACCCGCGGGCGGTCGCCCGCGGGTGCTGTCGGTTCCCAGGCAAATCACCGGGCCGGCCGGGTTCGTCATGACCCGACCTTGTCACTACCAGGCAGCGACGCTATAGTATCTATATGTACGTACACTCTGAACAAACCCAGGACAGCGAACAGATGACGATCGTTGACGCGCACCGGCGATTCATCGACGAGGATCTGCGCCTGTCGCCCCGTTCTCGGCGTACGTACGACTATTCGCTCCGGCGATTCCTCGACGTGATCATCCGGGATTTCGGGCTCGATCCGGCGACCGCGCCGGTGACCGATCTGACGATCGAGCATGTCACCGCGTTCGTGGCGTCCGAGATGCCCCGCGATCTTCGGACTCCCGAGGAGGTCTCGAGGATGCGCACGGTTCAAACGCAGTTAGCTGCGGTGCGCAAGTGGTACGCCTACCTCGCCGCCTACGACTTCCACCCGGATCTGCCAAACGACAAGTTGCGGACGAGGGTCCGTGCGATGATGCCGCGGTTTACTCCACCCCCGCCGGATATTCATCTCGACGACATCAAATGCATCGTGGACTACACGCTGAATCGGCCACACGAGACGCGGCCCCATCTGGAGCTTCGCCGCCTCAAGGTGCGGGCGATGATCCTGTTTCTCTACCGCACCGGCGTCCGGGTCTCGGAGTTCTGTGCCCTCCGGCGCCGCGACATCGACCTCGAGCGCGGGGAGGCATCGATCTATCGGGCGAAGGGTGGGAAAAGCCGGACGGTTCTGTTCGACGCGGCGACCGCCGAGGCGCTTGTCTCGTACTGGACAGCCCGCGGCGACCAGGGGCGAGGAACGGGCGCCTTTCCTGCCTTCTCCGGACGTGACAAACTTGGAGAACCGGGGCGCAACATCGCGCCCCGCACCGTCGAGCATATCGTCGCCGAACTAAGCACAGCAGCCGGAGTCGAGACGGAGATCACACCCCACTCGTTTCGACATGGCCTGGCGTCCGAGCTCGTTCGCCGGCGCGTCCGTGAATCAACTGTGCAGACGCTCCTGGGCCACGCGTCCCCGGCGACCACGAGGATCTATGTTCATAAGACCGCGCAGGAAGTTGCAGACGAATATCAGGATGCGTTCGGCCAGTACCGCAAACCGGCCGGCGCGTAGCGTCGCGGTCCTCTTCGCCACACTGCTACTTCTCTCTGGTTGCGCCGCGCCACGCGTCATACGCGAGACGCCAACCACCATCGCTCCGGAGACTCCTACGCCGGTTGCGATTGCCAGCCCCACGCTCGCCAGCCCGACCGTGTCGCCGACGACAGATGCCAGGAGCTACACCGTCGATCGAGTGGCGCTGGCAACCCGCGTCGACGCCAACGGGGCGCCGATTGTCGAGACGACCGTCGTCTCCGAGACGGCGCGGCAGATCTTCCTGTGCGTCCACGTCCTCGGCATCTGGCCAGGAGCGCCATTTCGCGCCTACTGGATTGAGAACGACCAGGTAATCGGCCAGAGCGACGCACTGGCGATCGAGACGCAGGGCCGACCCACCTGGGTCGCGCTCGAATATCGACCGCCGTTTGCGCTCAAACCGGACGCGGACTACGCGGTCGAGCTGCTAATTGACAATCAGAAGATCAATCGGTTTGTCTTCCGGGCCGGCAAGGGAGATCCGGCCAAGGCGGTGGCGGAGGCGGCGTTCGCGACGGGATTCAATACTTCGGGGAAGCCCACCGGCGTGCGCACAAGCTTTCCTGCCGACGCAACGGAGTTGATCTTCCGAGCGCGAGTATCCAACATGGTCGATCCCACTGGCTGGATCTTTACCACGCTCTGGTATCGCGACGACGTTCTGGTAGCGCAGCTCGGTCCAGACGAAACGGACAACGGCCGACTGCTTTCGTTCACGCTACGCCCCGGCGGCGATTTTCCGCCCGGCCCATACGCTGTGGCGTTATTGCTAAATGGCATCGAAGCGCGCATCGTGCCGTTTGAGATTACGTCGGCTTCGAACGTGCCGGCCGACGATACAGCTGGCACACCGTCTACGCCGGCGAGCAGCAATGCGCGGGTCACCAGAGCCGTGCTGACCGATCGAGTCGATTCACAATCGAACGCGCCCGAGGGTGACGAGATTACCGTCTGGAACGCGGTCGGCCGGACGACCGCGGATCTCTGGCTGGCAGTCGCGGTAACCCGGCTGACGCGCGACGACATCGTCGAGATCCGCGTGAACCAGACCGGGACGCTCTACGCCAACCAGCGACTTCCGCGCCAGGCAGTCGCGTCGGGCTGGGTCTCCGCGCCGATCAGCCTCAGCGTGCCGTCAGTGCCAGATGGTCCGGTCGAGTACACGCTCACCGTGCTGTTGAATGGCAATCGGACGCAGACAGTTACCGTCCTGGTCGTTCCCGTCACTCGCTAGTCTCGGCGTCGCCATCCTGGCTTGGCGAGTTCAGCGCATAACGCTCGACGAGCACCGGCATCTCACGATGGAACTGGCTGTTCGCGACAACCCGCGTAACGCCAGCCATTTTCGCCGCGCGAAGCGTCTCGACCTCTTTGTGTGGCCCAAAGACGAGCACCGGGATGCCCGAAGCAGCGATCTGCCCGATGCGCTCCCAACTCTCGCCTGTGTCCACGGCCGTGCCATCGACTACGACGAGCCGGACATCGCCGCTCGCCAGACCATCGGATACCTCTCCGATAGAGCGCGTGAGGACGGCGTTGTACCCGAGTCGTCGCAAGGTAACGCGGATATTGACCGAGAAGAACAGATCGCTGAACAACACAATGACCGTGCCGCGCTCTGTCGGCGGAGAGGGCGGTCGGGCTTCGCTCGTCACCGGGGCAGCTCCAGTCACCGATCAGTCGGCCGGCAGTTCCAGCTCGTCGACCAGATCCCGGGCGGCGTGGAGCCACTGAGGATCGGTGTCGTCCGGGACCGAGCAGCCGTTCGCAAGGATGAGCTTCCGCCCGCCTGTCTGCCGGATCGCATCCTCGGCCTCGGAGCGGATCTCGGCGTCGGGTCCATTCGACAACGCGCCGAACTCGTGCCAGCCGCCCATCAGGCAGAGGTCCGTCTTTGCGCGCGCGTCCGCGAGGCTCGGGCCGGCCAGACGATCGGACCACGACAACACCTGAACCGGGTAGTCAAGCACGTCATCGAAGAACAGATCGCGGTCACCGTGGACATGGACGATATTGAGCCAGCTATCGCGCGCGCCCTGGAGAGCCAGCAGGTCGTACGGCCGCCCGAGCTCACGGTATTCTGCGGCGCTCATGACGGAACTGGCGCATCCCTGGAGAGCGAAGAAGACACCGTCGGCGCCGGAGTCGATGCAGTCCTGGATATGAGCTCGCAGGTTCTCGGCGATCGTGGCCAACGCTTCGTGGACGGCGCTGGGATTCGTGCGAGCATGCTCGAGGAACAGATCGTACGACTCGGCGAAGTGAAGCGCCTCACAGAGCGGTGAAAACACCGTCATCACAATCGGCGTCTCGTAACCGACGGCGTCG is a window encoding:
- the rpmG gene encoding 50S ribosomal protein L33, with protein sequence MAKKSKADRMVITLECTECKERPYTSEKNRRNDPSRLELRKFCPRCRSHRLFRETR
- the tuf gene encoding elongation factor Tu, with product MAKQKFERTKPHVNVGTIGHVDHGKTTLTAAITKTLAIKGEAAFRSFDSIDNAPEERERGITIAISHVEYETDARHYAHVDCPGHADYVKNMITGAAQMDGAILVVSAPDGPMPQTREHILLARQVEVPAMVVFLNKVDMMDDEELLELVELEVRELLSQYNFPGDEIPIIRGSALAALESTSTDITAPEYAPILELMQAVDDYIPTPARAVDQPFLMPVEDVFGIKGRGTVVTGRIERGLVKIGETIEIVGIHPTRAVVVTGVEMFQKTLDQGEAGDNVGCLLRGVERADIERGQVLAKPGSIKPHTTFAAEVYVLSKEEGGRHTPFFPGYRPQFYIRTTDVTGAIQLPAGVEMVMPGDNIQMDVELIQPVAIEEGLRFAIREGGRTVGAGVVTKITK
- the rpsO gene encoding 30S ribosomal protein S15; translated protein: MTLQKTQRDDIVENYRTHDTDTGSPEVQIALLTERINGLIEHLREHPHDHHSRRGLLKLVGRRRRLLAYLNQNDSDRYRTLIARLGLRR
- a CDS encoding polyribonucleotide nucleotidyltransferase: MDNRPNITEIRLTVAGRDLVFETGRIAGLADGAVTVRYGDTLVLSTAEGEAEPREGMDFFPLTVDYEERMFAAGKIPGGFIKREGRPTEHAILSARLTDRPIRPLFPSGYRNEVQVITTVLSADQVNDPDILSINGASAALTISSVPFQGPVGAVRVGYVDGQLVINPLATEESSELDIVVAGTADAIMMVEGEAHEIPEHLLVDAIALAHDEIRRIVDAQLQLQARVGKPKRDPKVTPKDETVTSSLRDYVGSRLDDALFNADKEARQSATSELKRDAVQHFVEQAQASGADAAAAAKTYTNAFEALMKATVRKAILDRGDRPDGRNPSEIRPIWCETGYLPRAHGSAIFTRGQTQVVTVATLGSTKEDQMLDGLGLETSKRYMHHYNFPPFSVGEVRRMRGPSRRDIGHGALAERALIPVLPDQTEFPYVVRVVSEVMSSNGSSSMASVCGSTMALMDAGVPIAAPVAGVAMGLITDDSGHYRILTDIQGIEDALGDMDFKVAGTEEGITAIQMDIKVKGITTEIMREALAQAREGRLYILGKMEQAIAEPRTERSMYAPSIVSMKIKSEQIGAVIGPGGKVIRAIQEATTTKIDIQDDGTIYISGVGQEATDEAMSQIRKITYEPQVGERLSGPVKTIIPAGVFVEIAPGRDAFVHISQLAEERIERAEDVVAVGDRIDVVITDVRSDGKLDASRRAVITGEMPPPRAPRPSGPRPSGPRRDGPRHDGPRHDGPRNESDRPAPRQEHADDGRPRDSRRPGFLKPNE
- a CDS encoding lysylphosphatidylglycerol synthase transmembrane domain-containing protein — encoded protein: MFDQIRSRLLIGVLAGVVVMAAMVLVFDAGNLADALRNFDWRLLPLILGLTVINYVLRFVKWQYFLRVLDIRSLTRWDSAQIFLAGFTMALTPGKVGEYLKAYLVRVRTGVPMARTAPVIFAERLSDGFALLILASFGLLVFRQGWQIMVAGTILMALVVVLIQREELVHSLLRWLEGTRIGARVHLLEQLYDSAHELLRPRPLLVAVSLGVASWLGECLAFVLVLVGLGIDPSWSLVTAGIFVFASATWIGGASMLPGGLGAAELTVAGLLLLTIDDPAMTPGLAGAATLLIRFATLWFGILIGSIGLVRVSRWRDAPSAVETVSEAS
- the larE gene encoding ATP-dependent sacrificial sulfur transferase LarE; the protein is MTPELQARYEELRTHIAGLGSALVAFSGGVDSALVLRVAHDALGDRVAAGTGLSDTYPEEEMREAREIASEIGTEFIYARTMELTDPRYAANNSQRCFFCKTELYSRLAEIAQERGYEWLLDGTNADDLGDHRPGMRAARNWNVRSPLAELGFRKKEIRELSAGLNLRTWDKPSFACLSSRFAYGDPITVEKLKIVAKAETAMRGLGFRGFRVRHHEMVARIELPEADFVRAMELREEIVAAMREAGYAYAALDLAGFRSGSQNLMLRPKVVAASTAEG
- a CDS encoding dipeptidase, whose product is MSTNRFPLIFDGHNDTVLSMAGGRSIFERSDEGHIDLPRAAEGGLGGGFFAVYIADPLPDEVLDADPEERAKAAMGRYLDESKRPPMMTLEYAQGQAMSHLARLFRAERESEGKIRIARTAAELQRNLDEGVFTMVLHFEGAEPLDTEGDALEVFYQAGLRSLGLTWSRQNRFSEGVPFRFPSSPDVGDGLTEAGKQLVRDCNRLGVMIDMSHLNEKGFWDVAAISEDPLVATHSNAHVICASPRNLTDKQLDAIRDSRGIVGLNFNVGFLRPDGGRDADMPLSIMADHVDHLVEKLGIDGVAMGSDFDGAQMPTDLRDAAGLPKLMQELQDRGYDDESLRKIAHENWVRILRETWGE